The following DNA comes from Streptomyces sp. NBC_00273.
GCTGCCACCCTCGCCGCCCGCCTGCCCGAGGCGGTGCTGACCGCGGCGTTCGCCGCCGTAGCGGCCCTCGCCGCACTCGCCATGTTCAGAACCCCTCCCACCGACCGGCAGCCCCAGCCCGTCCGGCCCGCGCGGGCCGCCGGAGCGGGCGCCGGACTCGGCACGATCACCGGCTTCCTGGGCGTCGGCGGGGGCTTCCTCGCCGTCCCCGCCCTCGTGGGCGCCCTGGGCCTGCGCATGCGCGCGGCGGTCGGCACCAGTCTCCTGGTCATCACCGTCAACTCCCTCGCCGCACTCGCAGCCCGCGCCGGCACCCACACCCCCCTGCACTGGGCGGTCATCGCCCCCTTCACCGGCGCAGCGATCCTCGGAGCCTGGGACGGCAAACGACTCGCCGCCAAGATCTCCGGAACCACACTCCAGCGGACCTTCGCGGGCGTACTCCTGGCTGTCGCCGCCTTCATGCTCGCCGACGTCATCCGCTGACCCGGCAACACGCCCCCTCCCCGGCCGCCATCACCGACACCCTCAGGGGTATTCGGCAGAACGGGCCGGCACCCCCACATGGATGGAACCCGCACCATGGCCCACCCCCGCACCCTCGACCCCCACCAGGCCAGCAGCCGCCTGCACGAACTGATCGTCTTGGACGTCCGCACCCCCGGCGAATACGCCACCGGCCACCTCCCGGGCGCCCTCAACATCCCCCTCGACCATCTCACCCGCGCCCTGCCCGACATTCGCGCGGCCGCCGCCCGCGGCGACATCCTCGTCGTCTGCGCCTCCGGCGCCCGCTCCGAGAACGCCTGCAACACCCTTGCCGACAACGGCATCACCACCGCCACGCTCGCCGGAGGCACCGGAGCGTGGGCCGCAGGAGGCCACACCCTCCACCACCCCCAGGGGGCCACCCGCACCACCTGGAGCATGGAACGCCAGGTCCGTCTCAGCGCCGGCGCCGTCGTCCTGACCGGCCTCGCGCTGGGCCGCCTGCGCCCCGCCTTCCGCCTCGCCTCCGCGGGCGTCGCGGGCGGCCTGGTCTTCTCCTCCCTCACCAACACCTGCGGCATGGCCGACCTCTTGGCCAAGCTCCCTCACAACCGCCCCCGCCAGGGCGACCTGGAGGCAACCCTCGCCGCCCTGCGCTACCGCTGACCTCAGGGGGAAGATACCCCCTGGGGTACCATGGGGTGAGAATGCAACAGCCCAGGAGGCACCGGTGAAGGTCGACGACGACGCAGTCAACGCAGTCCTCAACCGACTGCGCCGCGCCCAAGGCCAGCTGGCCGGCGTCATCGCCATGATCGAAGCCGGCCGCGACTGCAAGGACGTCGTCACTCAGCTCGCGGCGGTCTCCAAGGCCTTGGACCGCGCCGGCTTCAAGATCGTGGCCAGCGGCATGCGCCAGTGCATGACCGACGCCGGCGAGAACCAGGCCCCCATGACCGAGGAAGAACTCGAAAAGCTCTTCCTCGCCCTCGCCTGACCCGCCCCCGCACCGGAACGGCATCCTCACGATGGCCGACGTGGCACCACGGAATGGAACCAGCCGTGCCGCAACGTGCCAGTAGGTACGGTCAACAGTGCTTGACGGGGGATCCGTAGAAGTAGCCGAAACGTCGGGCCAGGCCACTGTACCCGCAGGTCAGGCGCTATGCGGGTACAGCAAGTGCCGAGTGGTTCCCAAGCTCACAGCCGGGGTTCGATTCCCGTCATCCGCTCGTGAACGAAGGCCAAAGTCGCAGACTTGGGCCTTCATGGTTTGACCTTCGCTCTTTGTCCCGGACCCGATGAGGACGGTCCGGGACAAAGGGCCCGTGTCGCGTCACCCGCTGCGGCGGACCCGCGCCCGCCCACGGAGCAGCACGCCGGCGCCTCCTGCTGATCGGCGGGGCCGTAGAAGTCGGACCCGAGACAACTTCCTCAACGTCCAGGCGACGCTCCGGTCGCTCGACACACGAAACAAACTGTCCGCGCCTGGCAGCGACGCGTGGTTCTAAGCTTACTGTCGTAGTTCCGCGCCCTCAGCGATTTCGACCTCTCCCCGATGACATGCTGTGTGGTGGCGACGTACGCCGTGCCACCATCCCCTTCCTCCGGTACTCGTCCACCTTTTCGATCTCTCGGGGTTTTGCGGATCCCTGCGCCACGCTCGCTCCCGTGGGCTTCCGGTTGTCAGCGGCGCTACGGTCCCCCCGTGTCTTTGCCGGGGCGGGCGACATGCGAGCGTGGGGTGCCAAGTTCTTCGCCGGGATGCCTTGGATCGTGGGCACCAGGTTCGGGGAGCAGCATGGAGGAAGAGCCCTCAACCGGCGCACGCCCCTGGCGGGCTCCGCTGAGGAGGGAGCCTTTCAGGATGGGTACACAAGAGCCGCTCCCCGGACAGGAGCGGGGCGGCCCGGCGGGGCTGTCACCGCCGGGTGGGCTGCTCGATCTGCTCAGTGTGGCCGCGATCGTGCTGGATACACGTGGGCGGATCGTGTTCTGGAGCCCGCAGGCCGATGAGGTGTTCGGGTACACCGCCGAGGAGGCCCTGGGCCAGTACGCGGCGCACCTGCTGGTCCACGAGGAGCACCAAGACCTCGTGGTCAAGTTGTTCGCCGAAGTGATGGGGACCGGCGCGAGCTGGGCCGGCGCGTTCCCGATCCGTTACAAGGACGGCAGCACGCGCCTGGTGGAGTTCCGCAATATGCGGCTGCTGGACTACCTCGGCGACACCTACGCCCTGGGTGTCGCCGCCGACCAGACCACGCTGCAACGGTTTGAGACCGACCTGGCTCTCTCCCAGCGCCTGGTGGCGCAGGCACCCATCGGCATCGCCCTCATGGACACCGATCTGCGATACCTGCTGGTGAACCCGGCTTTGGAGCGCATCAACGGCATCCCCGCCGCCGACCACATCGGCAAGCACCCCCGCGACATCCTGAGCCTTCTCGACGTGGAGACGATTGAGTCCGCTCTGCGCCAGGTGCTGATCACCGGCACACCGGTGATCGACCAGTACACCGTCGGCCGCACGCCGGCCGACCCGGACCACGACCACGCCTGGTCGGTGTCCTACTTCCGCATCGATGGCGCCAGCGGGCGGGTGATCGGCGTGGCGAACTCGGTGGTCGACGTCAGCGAACGCCACCAGGCAACCACCGAAGCCGATCGGGCCCGGCGCCGGCTCGCGGTGATCGCCGACGCCTCCGCCCGTGTCGGCACCAGCCTGGAGGTGGAGCGCACCGCGCAGGAGCTGGTCCACGTCGCCGTGCCCGACCTGGCCGACGTCGCGGCCGTCGACGTCCTCGACGACGTCCTCGCCTTCCGCCGCGCCACCCCATCCCGCGCCCTGGGCCCGGAAACGTTCCGGGCCCTCGCCGTGGCCGCCGCCTACCCGACACCCGCGATTACGGCCTCGCTGCCGGCCGGGAACCTGGCGGCGTACGGCGCGGACCGGCTGATCACCCGCTGCGTACACACCGGAGCGCCCGTCGTCGTGGCCCACGCCAGCGGCGACGACCTCACCCACATCGCCCGAGATGCCGACGCCGCTGCTGCCTTTGCGCAGGCCGGCGTGCACTCCTATCTGGCCGTGCCGCTGATCGCCCGCAACGAGGTCCTCGGCGCATTCGACCTGCTGCGCGCCCGAAACCCCCTGCCCTTCGATGAGGACGACGTCCTGCTCGCCTGGGAGATCGCAGCCCGGGCCGCCGTAGCCATCGACAACGCCCGCTGGCACCAGAGCGTCCGCAACACCGCAGAGACCCTCCAGCGCAGCCTCCTGCCGAGCCACCCACCTCCGCTCACGGGCCTTACCGTCGCTTCCCTCTATCAGCCCGCCCAGGCGACCAGCGAGGTGGGAGGCGACTGGTACGACGTCATCCCCCTGACCGGCGACAAGACCGCCCTGGTGGTCGGGGACGTCATGGGCAACGGCATCGACGCCGCCGCCACCATGGGCCGCCTGCGCACCGCCACCTGTGCCTTCACCGACCTCAATCTGGAACCCGACCAGGTGCTTCAACACCTCGACAAGATCACCTGCGGGCTCGAGCACTACATAGCCACCTGCATCTACGCCGTCTACGACCCCCGGTGCCGCATCGCCAACGCCGGACACCTGCCACCCGTCCTCGCCGCAATCGGCCGGCGTCCCCGCCTGCTCGATCTGCCCACCGGCGCACCCCTCGGCATCGGCGGCGTCCCCTTCCACACCACCGCCTTCGACCTGGGCCCCGGCGACCGGCTCGTCCTCTACACCGACGGCCTGGTCGAAACACGCCGCCACCCCATCGACGAGCGCCTGAACACCCTCCTGGACACCCTTGACGGACCGCGCCGCCCCCTGGACGACACCTGCCAGTGGCTCTTGAACTCACTGCGACACCCCGACGATCACGACGACGTGGCGATCCTCATCGCCCAAGCCATATGTGCACCGGCCGAGCGCCACGGCACCTGAGCGCGACTGGCTACTGGACGCTCCATGCTGCGTACAGACGCCACCACCCGCGCCCCCTTCACCGGGGCTGTGGCGCGAGCCTGTTCAACCTGCGGGTCATCTCCGCTCAGGCGACTTGGAAGCGTGAGGTTCGCGGCGCGGCTCCGGTGTCCACGGACCTGCGCCGCGATGCGGGCGTCGTCGTTGGGCGACGCCCGCATCGTGTCAGCCGACGGTCAGGGTGAGCCGCCGGTCTGGAACTGCAGGAACAGCCGCCACTTCCTGGCGGTGTCTGCCGAGCGTGCCATGCGCCGGGAGAGGTGGATCCCGACGCAGGCGGCCAGTGCCATGCCCCGGGACGTGTCACCCGCCTCCGATGCCACGTTCTCGCGTATGGAGCCCGCAGAAACCATGGGGACCGGCACCGCCGCCGCCATCGAGGCCGGCGATCTGACCCTGGGTACGCGTGCCGCCGGCGGAACACATTGCGCGGGCTCATCGTTATCTCGGATCCCCCAGGGGCAATTGCTCGCTCGTCGGGAAGGGATCGCCATGCACGGTTACGTGGCCCACAAGGACGATGCCCTCAAGCGGCTGCGCCGCATCGAGGGTCAGGTCTGCGGCCTGCAACGCCTGGTCGAGGAGGACGCCTAATACACCGACGTCCTCACCCAGGTCGGCGCCACCACCAAGGCACTGCAGTCCTTCGGGCTCACCATGCTGGAGGACCACATCCAGTCCTGTGTGGCCGACGCGATCGCCGGCGGCGGGGACCAGGCCAAGGGCCAGGTCGCCGAAGCCTCCCAGGCCATCGCCCGCATGGTCCGCTCCTGAGCGGCAGCGGCCCCGTACGGGAGGCTGTCAGCTTCGTCCAGCCCCGTTGTGCATGGCAGTGACCAGCCAGGAGCTGCTGCGCAGCCACACCGATCCCTCTGCCTCGTGACGGTGCAGAGTATCCGTCAGTGCCTGGCGCGCCTCCGCCTGCTGCGGCGGGGTGACCTGGCTGAGTAGATGGCGTCCCGGGCCGGAGTCCAGCAGGAACGCTGCGGCGTCGGCCGCGTCGGCGCCCCAGTGTCCCGGCACCTCGAGCCGCTGCACGTCGACTTCGCCGAACCCGCCCGCGGTGACCAGGGTGCGAATGTGCTCGGGGTCGGTGAGTGAGAACATGCCGGGGCCGCCGGGCTTACCGAAGCCGCCGAGCGGCAGGATGCCCTCCAGTGAGGCCAGCGCCTCAAGCCACTCGTTGGCTTCGGCTTCGGCGGCGCAGATGAAGGCCAGTCGGCCGCCGGGCCGCAGTGCGCGGTGGAGGTTGGCGAACGCGGCGACGGGGTCGGTGAAGAAGGTCATGCCGTACCGGCTGATGACCGCGTCGAATCCCTCAGCATCGAAAGCGTGGACCTGGGCGTCGCCTTGCACGAAGGAGACGTTCTCCACCCTTTCGCGCTGGGCGCACTCGCGGGCCCGCTCCAGCATGGGGCCGGACAGGTCCAGCCCGAGCGCCCGGCCCCGGACGGCGCGCTGGGCCGCGAGGAGGGTGCTGCGCCCGGCCCCGCAGCCGATGTCCAGCACGTGATCGCTTTCCGTGATGGCTGCGGCGTCCAGGAGGGGCTGGTTGAAGCCGTTGTTGATGGCGTCCCAGCGCTCCTGGCTGCGGGCCCACTGCTCGCCCTCGTAACCGTTCCACGCCTCGGCCTGTGCGGTGTTGGCGAATCGAGCCATGGGTGAACTCCGTCCCGCCGGGGCGCAGCGCGGCGCCCCGGCTCTAGTATGGGCAAGCGCCCAAACAGTATGGGCGTTCGCCCATACTCGCAACGGGCTTGATGAAAGGGGCTGTTGTGTCACCTCGTGGAGTGGCGATTCCGGACCTGCGCGAGCGGTTGTTCGCGGCGGCGGAGCGCGTAGTGGCCCGTGACGGTGCGGCGGGCCTCACGAGCCGGGCCGTCACCGCTGAGGCGGATTGCGGCAAGGGCGTCCTGCACACCCACTTCGCCGGCCTGGACGAGTTCGTCGCCGAACTGATTCTGGACCGGTTCGCGCGCAGTGCCCGCCAAGCCGCGGCG
Coding sequences within:
- a CDS encoding sulfite exporter TauE/SafE family protein, with the translated sequence MSTLVLALAAGAVIGLALGALGGGGSVLAVPALIYLLDFTPAAATTASLIIVTATSATALYAHATSGNVRWKTGAFFAAAGILPAVAAATLAARLPEAVLTAAFAAVAALAALAMFRTPPTDRQPQPVRPARAAGAGAGLGTITGFLGVGGGFLAVPALVGALGLRMRAAVGTSLLVITVNSLAALAARAGTHTPLHWAVIAPFTGAAILGAWDGKRLAAKISGTTLQRTFAGVLLAVAAFMLADVIR
- a CDS encoding rhodanese-like domain-containing protein — its product is MAHPRTLDPHQASSRLHELIVLDVRTPGEYATGHLPGALNIPLDHLTRALPDIRAAAARGDILVVCASGARSENACNTLADNGITTATLAGGTGAWAAGGHTLHHPQGATRTTWSMERQVRLSAGAVVLTGLALGRLRPAFRLASAGVAGGLVFSSLTNTCGMADLLAKLPHNRPRQGDLEATLAALRYR
- a CDS encoding metal-sensitive transcriptional regulator; the encoded protein is MKVDDDAVNAVLNRLRRAQGQLAGVIAMIEAGRDCKDVVTQLAAVSKALDRAGFKIVASGMRQCMTDAGENQAPMTEEELEKLFLALA
- a CDS encoding SpoIIE family protein phosphatase — its product is MGTQEPLPGQERGGPAGLSPPGGLLDLLSVAAIVLDTRGRIVFWSPQADEVFGYTAEEALGQYAAHLLVHEEHQDLVVKLFAEVMGTGASWAGAFPIRYKDGSTRLVEFRNMRLLDYLGDTYALGVAADQTTLQRFETDLALSQRLVAQAPIGIALMDTDLRYLLVNPALERINGIPAADHIGKHPRDILSLLDVETIESALRQVLITGTPVIDQYTVGRTPADPDHDHAWSVSYFRIDGASGRVIGVANSVVDVSERHQATTEADRARRRLAVIADASARVGTSLEVERTAQELVHVAVPDLADVAAVDVLDDVLAFRRATPSRALGPETFRALAVAAAYPTPAITASLPAGNLAAYGADRLITRCVHTGAPVVVAHASGDDLTHIARDADAAAAFAQAGVHSYLAVPLIARNEVLGAFDLLRARNPLPFDEDDVLLAWEIAARAAVAIDNARWHQSVRNTAETLQRSLLPSHPPPLTGLTVASLYQPAQATSEVGGDWYDVIPLTGDKTALVVGDVMGNGIDAAATMGRLRTATCAFTDLNLEPDQVLQHLDKITCGLEHYIATCIYAVYDPRCRIANAGHLPPVLAAIGRRPRLLDLPTGAPLGIGGVPFHTTAFDLGPGDRLVLYTDGLVETRRHPIDERLNTLLDTLDGPRRPLDDTCQWLLNSLRHPDDHDDVAILIAQAICAPAERHGT
- a CDS encoding class I SAM-dependent methyltransferase; this translates as MARFANTAQAEAWNGYEGEQWARSQERWDAINNGFNQPLLDAAAITESDHVLDIGCGAGRSTLLAAQRAVRGRALGLDLSGPMLERARECAQRERVENVSFVQGDAQVHAFDAEGFDAVISRYGMTFFTDPVAAFANLHRALRPGGRLAFICAAEAEANEWLEALASLEGILPLGGFGKPGGPGMFSLTDPEHIRTLVTAGGFGEVDVQRLEVPGHWGADAADAAAFLLDSGPGRHLLSQVTPPQQAEARQALTDTLHRHEAEGSVWLRSSSWLVTAMHNGAGRS